One region of Eulemur rufifrons isolate Redbay chromosome 1, OSU_ERuf_1, whole genome shotgun sequence genomic DNA includes:
- the OSGEPL1 gene encoding tRNA N6-adenosine threonylcarbamoyltransferase, mitochondrial isoform X5, with protein sequence MLDKVARRLSLIRHPECSTMSGGKAIEHLAKQGNRLHFDIKPPMQHAKNCDFSFSGFQHVIDKTIMQKEKEEGIEKGQILSSAADIAAAVQHTTACHLAKRTHRAILFCKQRNLLSQSNAVLVVSGGVASNLYIRKALEIVTNATQCTLLCPPPRLCIDNGIMIAWNGIERLRAGLGILHNVEGIRYEPKCPLGVDISKEVGEAAIKVPQLKMKI encoded by the exons ATGCTTGACAAG gtAGCAAGAAGACTTTCTTTAATAAGACATCCAGAATGCTCTACCATGAGTGGTGGGAAAGCTATAGAACATTTGGCCAAGCAAGGAAATAGACTTCATTTTGATATCAAACCTCCCATGCAACATGctaaaaattgtgatttttctttttctggatttCAACATGTTATTGATAAAACAataatgcaaaaggaaaaagaagaag GTATTGAGAAAGGGCAAATCCTATCTTCAGCTGCAGACATTGCTGCTGCAGTACAGCACACAACAGCATGCCACCTTGCAAAAAGAACGCATCGAGCTATTCTGTTTTGCAAGCAGAGAAATTTGTTATCTCAAAGTAATGCAGTACTG GTTGTATCTGGAGGTGTTGCAAGTAACTTATATATCCGCAAAGCTCTGGAAATTGTAACTAACGCGACACAATGCACTTTGTTGTGTCCTCCTCCCAGACTGTGCATTGATAACGGCATTATGATTGCATG GAACGGTATTGAAAGATTACGTGCTGGCTTGGGCATTTTACACAACGTAGAAGGCATCCGCTATGAACCAAA ATGTCCTCTTGGAGTAGATATATCAAAAGAAGTTGGAGAAGCTGCCATAAAAgtaccacaattaaaaatgaagatatga
- the OSGEPL1 gene encoding tRNA N6-adenosine threonylcarbamoyltransferase, mitochondrial isoform X2 has product MLILNKTAGVFSKPSKRKVYEFLRSFNIYPGTLFLHKLVLGIETSCDDTAAAVVDETGNVLGEAIHSQTEVHLKTGGIIPPVAQQLHRENIQRIVQEALSVSRISPSELSAIATTIKPGLALSLGVGLSFSLELVAQLKKPFIPIHHMEAHALTIRLTNKVEFPFLVLLISGGHCLLALVRGVSDFLLLGKSLDIAPGDMLDKVARRLSLIRHPECSTMSGGKAIEHLAKQGNRLHFDIKPPMQHAKNCDFSFSGFQHVIDKTIMQKEKEEGIEKGQILSSAADIAAAVQHTTACHLAKRTHRAILFCKQRNLLSQSNAVLVVSGGVASNLYIRKALEIVTNATQCTLLCPPPRLCIDNGIMIAWNGIERLRAGLGILHNVEGIRYEPKCPLGVDISKEVGEAAIKVPQLKMKI; this is encoded by the exons ATGCTAATATTGAATAAGACAGCAGGAGTTTTTTCTAAACCATCCAAAAGGAAAGTTTAtgaatttttaagaagttttaatatttatccTGGAACACTATTTCTTCATAAACTAGTATTGGGAATTGAAACCAGCTGTGATGATACAGCAGCTGCTGTGGTGGATGAAACTGGAAATGTATTGGGAGAAGCAATACATTCCCAAACTGAAGTTCATTTAAA AACAGGTGGGATTATTCCTCCAGTCGCTCAACAgcttcacagagaaaatattcaaCGAATAGTGCAAGAAGCTCTTTCTGTCAGTAGAATCTCTCCAAGTGAACTCTCAGCAATTGCAACTACCATAAAACCAGGACTTGCTTTAAGCCTGGGAGTAGGCTTATCATTTAGCTTAGAGCTGGTAGCCCAGTTAAAAAAGCCATTCATTCCCATTCATCATATGGAGGCTCATGCACTTACTATTAGGTTGACCAATAAagtagaatttccttttttagtaCTTTTGATTTCTGGAGGTCACTGTCTATTGGCATTAGTTCGAGGAGTTTCAGATTTTCTGCTTCTTGGAAAGTCTTTGGACATAGCACCAGGTGACATGCTTGACAAG gtAGCAAGAAGACTTTCTTTAATAAGACATCCAGAATGCTCTACCATGAGTGGTGGGAAAGCTATAGAACATTTGGCCAAGCAAGGAAATAGACTTCATTTTGATATCAAACCTCCCATGCAACATGctaaaaattgtgatttttctttttctggatttCAACATGTTATTGATAAAACAataatgcaaaaggaaaaagaagaag GTATTGAGAAAGGGCAAATCCTATCTTCAGCTGCAGACATTGCTGCTGCAGTACAGCACACAACAGCATGCCACCTTGCAAAAAGAACGCATCGAGCTATTCTGTTTTGCAAGCAGAGAAATTTGTTATCTCAAAGTAATGCAGTACTG GTTGTATCTGGAGGTGTTGCAAGTAACTTATATATCCGCAAAGCTCTGGAAATTGTAACTAACGCGACACAATGCACTTTGTTGTGTCCTCCTCCCAGACTGTGCATTGATAACGGCATTATGATTGCATG GAACGGTATTGAAAGATTACGTGCTGGCTTGGGCATTTTACACAACGTAGAAGGCATCCGCTATGAACCAAA ATGTCCTCTTGGAGTAGATATATCAAAAGAAGTTGGAGAAGCTGCCATAAAAgtaccacaattaaaaatgaagatatga
- the OSGEPL1 gene encoding tRNA N6-adenosine threonylcarbamoyltransferase, mitochondrial isoform X1, producing MKVLEIVYRVSMLILNKTAGVFSKPSKRKVYEFLRSFNIYPGTLFLHKLVLGIETSCDDTAAAVVDETGNVLGEAIHSQTEVHLKTGGIIPPVAQQLHRENIQRIVQEALSVSRISPSELSAIATTIKPGLALSLGVGLSFSLELVAQLKKPFIPIHHMEAHALTIRLTNKVEFPFLVLLISGGHCLLALVRGVSDFLLLGKSLDIAPGDMLDKVARRLSLIRHPECSTMSGGKAIEHLAKQGNRLHFDIKPPMQHAKNCDFSFSGFQHVIDKTIMQKEKEEGIEKGQILSSAADIAAAVQHTTACHLAKRTHRAILFCKQRNLLSQSNAVLVVSGGVASNLYIRKALEIVTNATQCTLLCPPPRLCIDNGIMIAWNGIERLRAGLGILHNVEGIRYEPKCPLGVDISKEVGEAAIKVPQLKMKI from the exons ATGAAAGTGTTAG aaattgTCTATAGAGTAAGTATGCTAATATTGAATAAGACAGCAGGAGTTTTTTCTAAACCATCCAAAAGGAAAGTTTAtgaatttttaagaagttttaatatttatccTGGAACACTATTTCTTCATAAACTAGTATTGGGAATTGAAACCAGCTGTGATGATACAGCAGCTGCTGTGGTGGATGAAACTGGAAATGTATTGGGAGAAGCAATACATTCCCAAACTGAAGTTCATTTAAA AACAGGTGGGATTATTCCTCCAGTCGCTCAACAgcttcacagagaaaatattcaaCGAATAGTGCAAGAAGCTCTTTCTGTCAGTAGAATCTCTCCAAGTGAACTCTCAGCAATTGCAACTACCATAAAACCAGGACTTGCTTTAAGCCTGGGAGTAGGCTTATCATTTAGCTTAGAGCTGGTAGCCCAGTTAAAAAAGCCATTCATTCCCATTCATCATATGGAGGCTCATGCACTTACTATTAGGTTGACCAATAAagtagaatttccttttttagtaCTTTTGATTTCTGGAGGTCACTGTCTATTGGCATTAGTTCGAGGAGTTTCAGATTTTCTGCTTCTTGGAAAGTCTTTGGACATAGCACCAGGTGACATGCTTGACAAG gtAGCAAGAAGACTTTCTTTAATAAGACATCCAGAATGCTCTACCATGAGTGGTGGGAAAGCTATAGAACATTTGGCCAAGCAAGGAAATAGACTTCATTTTGATATCAAACCTCCCATGCAACATGctaaaaattgtgatttttctttttctggatttCAACATGTTATTGATAAAACAataatgcaaaaggaaaaagaagaag GTATTGAGAAAGGGCAAATCCTATCTTCAGCTGCAGACATTGCTGCTGCAGTACAGCACACAACAGCATGCCACCTTGCAAAAAGAACGCATCGAGCTATTCTGTTTTGCAAGCAGAGAAATTTGTTATCTCAAAGTAATGCAGTACTG GTTGTATCTGGAGGTGTTGCAAGTAACTTATATATCCGCAAAGCTCTGGAAATTGTAACTAACGCGACACAATGCACTTTGTTGTGTCCTCCTCCCAGACTGTGCATTGATAACGGCATTATGATTGCATG GAACGGTATTGAAAGATTACGTGCTGGCTTGGGCATTTTACACAACGTAGAAGGCATCCGCTATGAACCAAA ATGTCCTCTTGGAGTAGATATATCAAAAGAAGTTGGAGAAGCTGCCATAAAAgtaccacaattaaaaatgaagatatga
- the OSGEPL1 gene encoding tRNA N6-adenosine threonylcarbamoyltransferase, mitochondrial isoform X3 — MLILNKTAGVFSKPSKRKVYEFLRSFNIYPGTLFLHKLVLGIETSCDDTAAAVVDETGNVLGEAIHSQTEVHLKTGGIIPPVAQQLHRENIQRIVQEALSVSRISPSELSAIATTIKPGLALSLGVGLSFSLELVAQLKKPFIPIHHMEAHALTIRLTNKVEFPFLVLLISGGHCLLALVRGVSDFLLLGKSLDIAPGDMLDKVARRLSLIRHPECSTMSGGKAIEHLAKQGNRLHFDIKPPMQHAKNCDFSFSGFQHVIDKTIMQKEKEEGIEKGQILSSAADIAAAVQHTTACHLAKRTHRAILFCKQRNLLSQSNAVLVVSGGVASNLYIRKALEIVTNATQCTLLCPPPRLCIDNGIMIAW; from the exons ATGCTAATATTGAATAAGACAGCAGGAGTTTTTTCTAAACCATCCAAAAGGAAAGTTTAtgaatttttaagaagttttaatatttatccTGGAACACTATTTCTTCATAAACTAGTATTGGGAATTGAAACCAGCTGTGATGATACAGCAGCTGCTGTGGTGGATGAAACTGGAAATGTATTGGGAGAAGCAATACATTCCCAAACTGAAGTTCATTTAAA AACAGGTGGGATTATTCCTCCAGTCGCTCAACAgcttcacagagaaaatattcaaCGAATAGTGCAAGAAGCTCTTTCTGTCAGTAGAATCTCTCCAAGTGAACTCTCAGCAATTGCAACTACCATAAAACCAGGACTTGCTTTAAGCCTGGGAGTAGGCTTATCATTTAGCTTAGAGCTGGTAGCCCAGTTAAAAAAGCCATTCATTCCCATTCATCATATGGAGGCTCATGCACTTACTATTAGGTTGACCAATAAagtagaatttccttttttagtaCTTTTGATTTCTGGAGGTCACTGTCTATTGGCATTAGTTCGAGGAGTTTCAGATTTTCTGCTTCTTGGAAAGTCTTTGGACATAGCACCAGGTGACATGCTTGACAAG gtAGCAAGAAGACTTTCTTTAATAAGACATCCAGAATGCTCTACCATGAGTGGTGGGAAAGCTATAGAACATTTGGCCAAGCAAGGAAATAGACTTCATTTTGATATCAAACCTCCCATGCAACATGctaaaaattgtgatttttctttttctggatttCAACATGTTATTGATAAAACAataatgcaaaaggaaaaagaagaag GTATTGAGAAAGGGCAAATCCTATCTTCAGCTGCAGACATTGCTGCTGCAGTACAGCACACAACAGCATGCCACCTTGCAAAAAGAACGCATCGAGCTATTCTGTTTTGCAAGCAGAGAAATTTGTTATCTCAAAGTAATGCAGTACTG GTTGTATCTGGAGGTGTTGCAAGTAACTTATATATCCGCAAAGCTCTGGAAATTGTAACTAACGCGACACAATGCACTTTGTTGTGTCCTCCTCCCAGACTGTGCATTGATAACGGCATTATGATTGCATGGTAA
- the OSGEPL1 gene encoding tRNA N6-adenosine threonylcarbamoyltransferase, mitochondrial isoform X4, with protein MEAHALTIRLTNKVEFPFLVLLISGGHCLLALVRGVSDFLLLGKSLDIAPGDMLDKVARRLSLIRHPECSTMSGGKAIEHLAKQGNRLHFDIKPPMQHAKNCDFSFSGFQHVIDKTIMQKEKEEGIEKGQILSSAADIAAAVQHTTACHLAKRTHRAILFCKQRNLLSQSNAVLVVSGGVASNLYIRKALEIVTNATQCTLLCPPPRLCIDNGIMIAWNGIERLRAGLGILHNVEGIRYEPKCPLGVDISKEVGEAAIKVPQLKMKI; from the exons ATGGAGGCTCATGCACTTACTATTAGGTTGACCAATAAagtagaatttccttttttagtaCTTTTGATTTCTGGAGGTCACTGTCTATTGGCATTAGTTCGAGGAGTTTCAGATTTTCTGCTTCTTGGAAAGTCTTTGGACATAGCACCAGGTGACATGCTTGACAAG gtAGCAAGAAGACTTTCTTTAATAAGACATCCAGAATGCTCTACCATGAGTGGTGGGAAAGCTATAGAACATTTGGCCAAGCAAGGAAATAGACTTCATTTTGATATCAAACCTCCCATGCAACATGctaaaaattgtgatttttctttttctggatttCAACATGTTATTGATAAAACAataatgcaaaaggaaaaagaagaag GTATTGAGAAAGGGCAAATCCTATCTTCAGCTGCAGACATTGCTGCTGCAGTACAGCACACAACAGCATGCCACCTTGCAAAAAGAACGCATCGAGCTATTCTGTTTTGCAAGCAGAGAAATTTGTTATCTCAAAGTAATGCAGTACTG GTTGTATCTGGAGGTGTTGCAAGTAACTTATATATCCGCAAAGCTCTGGAAATTGTAACTAACGCGACACAATGCACTTTGTTGTGTCCTCCTCCCAGACTGTGCATTGATAACGGCATTATGATTGCATG GAACGGTATTGAAAGATTACGTGCTGGCTTGGGCATTTTACACAACGTAGAAGGCATCCGCTATGAACCAAA ATGTCCTCTTGGAGTAGATATATCAAAAGAAGTTGGAGAAGCTGCCATAAAAgtaccacaattaaaaatgaagatatga